In a genomic window of Canis lupus familiaris isolate Mischka breed German Shepherd chromosome 13, alternate assembly UU_Cfam_GSD_1.0, whole genome shotgun sequence:
- the GLI4 gene encoding zinc finger protein GLI4 isoform X2: protein MHFLCHFHLQRAPLPAREVPSPPPPPSWPQNNTPWKARPSSVVSRSGPGWGPPLRHSKPIPCCVPASLEVPRVGGHSGRVPQNGTPRAGVGDSPASTQGFQRWWQPMGGPGRGTCGCRSQKAHVLGTARPWGGAGSVWKALVALAGTHPRPQSRAAKRCPGAPQGRLSHGCTPVSQVPRPLGRTGPAGGRGGAWCEEQVAFYRQLNEARARLGGGGDEPPSPVPPDSPGCSPEVPSQPLQEEELSDLDLQDVEEVQIGRDTCWPDSEAEPAQAASSPRPRRPEDQVDQAGGALRTLLRSLPRRPKCGDRFGQEASLERPAGHQPPGPAPRPQQSGPWCTTLRAPGASGMAGEPARAAELGGGRDAGPGARQGGPRGGKPHRCEACGKSFKYKSLLLKHQRIHTGEKPYACHECGKRFRGWSGFIQHHRIHTGEKPYECGQCGRAFSHSSHFTQHLRIHNGEKPYKCGECGQAFSQSSNLVRHQRLHTGEKPYACSQCGKAFIWSSVLIEHQRIHTGEKPYECGDCGKAFRGRSHFFRHLRTHTGEKPFACGACGKAFGQSSQLIQHQRVHYRE, encoded by the exons ATGCACTTTCTCTGCCATTTTCACCTACAAAGAGCACCCCTTCCAGCCAGAGAAGtcccgtccccccccccgccgccctcaTGGCCCCAGAACAACACCCCCTGGAAGGCCCGCCCCAGCAGCGTGGTGTCCAGGAGCGGCCCAGGCTGGGGGCCTCCCCTGAGGCACAGCAAGCCTATCCCGTGCTGCGTCCCAGCCTCCCTGGAGGTGCCCAGGGTTGGGGGACACAGTGGGCGGGTGCCTCAGAATGGCACCCCAAGAGCAGGTGTGGGGGACAGCCCAGCCAGCACCCAGGGCTTTCAGAGATGGTGGCAACCGATGGGGGGGCCAGGGAGAGGAACGTGTGGATGTCGCAGCCAGAAAGCTCACGTTCTTGGGACTGCCCGACCCTGGGGAGGTGCTGGGAGCGTTTGGAAGGCTCTGGTGGCTCTTGCTGGgacacacccccgcccccagtccAGAGCAGCCAAGCGGTGCCCTGGGGCCCCTCAGGGAAGGCTGTCCCATGGCTGCACCCCTGTCTCCCAAGTGCCTCGACCCTTGGGACGCACGGGACCAGCAGGAGGGCGAGGAGGTGCGTGGTGTGAGGAGCAGGTGGCGTTCTACAGGCAGCTGAACGAGGCCCGGGCTAgattgggaggagggggagatgaGCCCCCGTCCCCTGTGCCCCCAGACTCCCCTGGCTGCAGCCCTGAGGTGCCCTCCCAGCCactgcaggaggaggagctgtCCGACCTGGATCTCCAAGATGTGGAGGAGGTCCAGATTGGCAGAGATACCTGCTGGCCAG ACTCGGAGGCAGAACCCGCGCAGGCCGCGTCgtctccccgcccccgccgccccgagGACCAGGTGGACCAGGCCGGGGGGGCCCTGAGGACCCTTCTGAGGAGCCTGCCCCGTAGACCCAAGTGTGGGGACCGCTTTGGGCAGGAGGCCAGCCTGGAGCGGCCCGCAGGCCACCAGCCTCCgggcccggcgccccgcccccagcagagCGGCCCCTGGTGCACGACGCTGCGCGCCCCCGGGGCCTCCGGGATGGCGGGGGAGCCCGCGCGGGCCGCGGAGCTGGGGGGCGGCCGGgacgcggggcccggggcgcggcaGGGGGGCCCGCGGGGCGGGAAGCCACACCGCTGCGAGGCCTGCGGCAAGAGCTTCAAGTACAAGTCGCTGCTGCTCAAGCACCAGCGCATCCACACGGGCGAGAAGCCGTACGCGTGCCACGAGTGCGGGAAGCGCTTCCGCGGCTGGTCGGGCTTCATCCAGCACCACCGCATCCACACGGGCGAGAAGCCGTACGAGTGCGGCCAGTGCGGCCGCGCCTTCAGCCACAGCTCGCACTTCACGCAGCACCTGCGCATCCACAACGGCGAGAAGCCCTACAAGTGCGGCGAGTGCGGCCAGGCCTTCAGCCAGAGCTCCAACCTGGTGCGGCACCAGCGGCTGCACACGGGCGAGAAGCCGTACGCCTGCAGCCAGTGCGGCAAGGCCTTCATCTGGAGCTCCGTGCTCATCGAGCACCAGCGCATCCACACCGGCGAGAAGCCCTACGAGTGCGGCGACTGCGGCAAGGCCTTCCGCGGCCGCTCGCACTTCTTCCGGCACCTGCGGACGCACACGGGCGAGAAGCCCTTCGCCTGCGGCGCCTGCGGCAAGGCCTTCGGCCAGAGCTCGCAGCTCATCCAGCACCAGAGGGTCCACTACCGGGAGTAG